The following are encoded in a window of Chionomys nivalis chromosome X, mChiNiv1.1, whole genome shotgun sequence genomic DNA:
- the LOC130867894 gene encoding mortality factor 4-like protein 2, with translation MGVELKLPDELKPCLVEDWELINKHKQLFQLPAEKNVDTILAEYVTFVKSQGKADNREYSVDELVYGIREYFNRMLGTQLLYKFEKPQFAEIHLAYPHIPMSQVYGAPHLLRLFTQIGAVLTHSLLSKHSLMQVSRYLQDFLKYLAENSTSLFSASNYKVASAEYCFQAL, from the coding sequence ATGGGAGTTGAATTGAAGTTGCCTGATGAACTTAAGCCATGTCTTGTTGAGGACTGGGAACTGATAAACAAGCATAAGCAGTTATTCCAACTCcctgctgagaagaatgtagaCACTATTCTCGCGGAGTATGTCACTTTTGTGAAATCACAGGGAAAGGCTGATAATAGGGAATATTCTGTTGATGAACTTGTATATGGAATAAGAGAGTACTTCAACAGGATGCTGGGCACCCAGCTACTCTACAAGTTTGAAAAGCCCCAGTTTGCCGAAATCCACCTGGCTTATCCTCATATTCCAATGTCTCAGGTTTATGGGGCTCCACACCTCCTACGATTATTTACTCAAATTGGGGCTGTATTGACCCATTCTCTCCTTAGTAAGCATAGTCTTATGCAAGTGTCTAGGTATCTGCAAGATTTCCTTAAATACCTAGCTGAGAATTCCACTTCTCTATTTAGTGCTAGCAATTACAAAGTGGCTTCTGCTGAGTATTGTTTCCAAGCCCTGTGA